The following proteins are encoded in a genomic region of Arachis stenosperma cultivar V10309 chromosome 4, arast.V10309.gnm1.PFL2, whole genome shotgun sequence:
- the LOC130976272 gene encoding peroxidase A2-like, producing MRSFHVRLFCFVAMTMLMLGALPFSSDAQLDPSFYKNTCANVHSIVREVIRNVSKSDPRMLGSLMRLHFHDCFVQGCDASILLNSTSTIVSEQGAGPNNNSIRGLDVVNNIKTAVENACPGVVSCADILALAAEISSVLAHGPDWKVPLGRRDSLTANFTLANQKLPAPNFNLSQLISTFANQSLNITDLVALSGAHTIGRAQCRFFSSRLYNFSNTGNPDPTLNTTYLQTLRSICPNGGAGNTLTNLDLTTPDTFDNKYFSNLQSLNGLLQSDQELFSTVGASTLSIVNSFSSNQTLFFEAFKASMIKMGNIGVLTGSQGEIRKQCNFVNGNSGLATFATRVESSEEQGVSSA from the exons atgaggTCCTTTCATGTAAGGTTGTTCTGTTTTGTGGCTATGACTATGCTCATGCTTGGAGCACTTCCATTTTCCTCAGATGCACAGTTAGATCCATCATTTTACAAAAACACTTGTGCCAATGTTCATTCCATTGTTAGAGAAGTTATAAGAAACGTTTCAAAATCTGACCCAAGAATGCTTGGTAGTCTCATGAGGCTTCACTTCCATGATTGCTTTGTTCAA GGTTGTGATGCATCAATTTTGCTGAATAGCACAAGTACCATAGTGAGTGAACAAGGTGCAGGACCAAATAACAACTCAATAAGAGGCTTAGATGTTGTGAATAACATCAAAACAGCGGTTGAAAATGCTTGTCCTGGTGTTGTTTCTTGTGCCGATATTCTTGCACTTGCGGCAGAAATTTCATCTGTTTTG GCTCATGGTCCTGATTGGAAAGTTCCATTGGGGAGAAGAGATAGTTTAACAGCAAACTTTACTCTTGCTAATCAAAAACTTCCGGCTCCAAACTTCAATCTTAGTCAACTTATCTCTACTTTTGCCAATCAATCTCTCAACATAACTGATCTAGTTGCACTTTCAG GTGCTCACACAATTGGGAGAGCTCAATGTAGATTTTTCAGCAGTCGATTATACAATTTTAGCAACACTGGAAATCCTGATCCAACTTTGAACACAACCTATCTACAAACACTTAGATCAATTTGCCCCAATGGTGGAGCAGGGAATACTCTCACCAATTTGGACTTAACAACCCCAGACACATTTGACAACAAATACTTCTCCAATCTTCAATCTCTAAATGGATTGCTTCAGAGTGATCAAGAACTTTTCTCTACGGTTGGTGCATCTACACTTAGCATTGTGAACAGTTTCAGCAGTAACCAAACTCTTTTCTTTGAAGCATTTAAGGCATCAATGATTAAGATGGGTAATATTGGAGTTCTAACTGGCTCTCAAGGTGAAATCAGAAAGCAATGTAACTTTGTTAATGGAAATTCTGGATTGGCTACTTTTGCTACTAGAGTAGAATCATCGGAAGAACAGGGTGTTAGCTCAGCCTAA
- the LOC130973517 gene encoding U3 snoRNP-associated protein-like EMB2271, translating into MPANKKNRNKHKAASHDPFFANDSRKRRKPNRDDADVNAADEIDSDFDDDDFFAGEHGEDLSEQQQEEEEETGAEARKRIAQDFLRKYRDAAKKKEDEDESEGADEDEEGFRDSLVAEKLIKDQQEESGRVRRAIASRVQVPETSGTDGGFRVLVKHRHSVTAVALSEDDTKGFSASKDGSIMQWDVSTGKFEKYRWPSDPVLKSHGLKDPQSKAKKQSKHVLALAASSDGRYLATGGLDRHVHIWDTRTREHVQAFPGHRGPVSCLAFRQGTSELFSGSFDRTIKIWNVEDRTYMNTLFGHQSEVISIDCLRKERVLTAGRDHTMQMFKVHEESRLIFRAPASSLECCCFINDDEFLSGSDDGSIEFWRAVKKKPTYIVKNAHALPTESTETEQIDGGRMTSENGHHHPETQHPSSVFSWVSAVTVCRNSDLAASGAGNGSVRLWAIESETNNIKFCHNVPLVGFVNSLTIAKSAKFLIAGVGQEPRLGRWGRIPEARNGVSILPLKIS; encoded by the exons atGCCTGCAAACAAGAAGAACCGTAACAAACACAAAGCTGCTTCTCACGACCCTTTCTTCGCCAACGATTCACGTAAGCGCCGCAAGCCCAACCGCGATGATGCCGATGTCAATGCCGCCGATGAGATTGACAGCGACTTCGACGACGATGACTTCTTCGCCGGGGAACACGGGGAAGACCTATCCGAGCAGCAgcaggaggaagaagaagaaaccggAGCTGAAGCTCGGAAGAGAATTGCCCAGGACTTCTTGAGAAAATATCGCGATGCAGCAAAGAAGaaggaagatgaagatgagAGTGAAGGTGCTGATGAAGACGAAGAAGGGTTCAGAGATTCTCTCGTTGCTGAGAAACTCATCAAGGACCAGCAAGAGGAGAGTGGCAGAGTCAGAAGAGCCATTGCCTCAAG GGTGCAAGTGCCGGAGACTAGTGGTACTGACGGTGGGTTTAGGGTGCTGGTGAAGCACCGGCATTCTGTGACTGCGGTGGCCCTGTCTGAGGACGAtacgaaaggattttcagcTTCAAAGGATGGGAGTATTATGCAGTGGGATGTGAGTACTGGGAAATTTGAGAAGTATAGGTGGCCGAGTGATCCGGTGCTGAAGAGTCATGGATTGAAGGATCCGCAGAGTAAAGCTAAGAAGCAGAGTAAACATGTGTTGGCATTGGCCGCAAGTTCGGATGGTCGGTATTTAGCAACTGGGGGTCTTGACAGGCATGTTCATATATGGGATACTCGTACCAGAGAGCATGTTCAG GCATTTCCTGGTCACCGAGGCCCTGTTTCTTGTTTGGCTTTTAGACAAGGAACTTCAGAGCTTTTCTCTGGTTCATTTGACCGAACGATTAAGATATGGAATGTCGAAGACAGAACTTACATGAATACTCTATTTGGCCACCAGAGTGAAGTGATAAGCATTGATTGCTTGCGCAAGGAAAGGGTATTAACTGCTGGGCGCGATCATACCATGCAGATGTTCAAG GTTCATGAAGAGTCCCGTCTTATATTTCGCGCACCTGCATCTTCGTTAGAATGTTGTTGTTTTATTAATGATGATGAATTTTTATCTGGTTCGGATGACGGAAGCATTGAGTTTTGGagagcagtgaaaaagaagccTACCTACATTGTGAAGAATGCTCATGCTTTACCAACAGAAAGCACAGAAACTGAACAAATCGATGGTGGAAGAATGACCAGCG AAAATGGTCATCACCATCCCGAGACTCAGCATCCTTCATCAGTATTTTCATGGGTCAGTGCGGTGACTGTTTGTAGAAATAGTGACCTTGCTGCCTCTGGTGCTGGTAACGGTTCTGTTCGATTATGGGCAATAGAAAGTGAGACTAATAATATCAAATTTTGTCACAATGTGCCATTG GTTGGGTTTGTGAATTCCTTGACTATTGCAAAATCAGCAAAGTTTCTGATTGCTGGAGTTGGACAG GAACCTCGTCTAGGCAGGTGGGGACGAATCCCTGAAGCTCGAAATGGAGTTTCAATTCTACCTCTTAAGATATCATAA